GCAAAAAGGGCTCTGACTCAATTTTGGTGCAGTTAGGGCGTCGGCTGGCTTTGGTTTCACCTGAGTGTTGAGCGGCGTCCACCCCGGGACGTCCTCATCCTATTTTAACCGCCTGATTTGCAACAGTAAACTCTGGAATGCGCGGGTTCCGATCGGCGCCGATCGGGACCCACGCATTCCAAATATCTCATCGAAATCAGATAATTATTGAAATTGCCGTGGTCCCACTTTTGGCGCCGATCTACACTCTTGGGCCGGCTCTGATAGAGTTTCCGCGCCTCATTGAGCAAAAAAGAAACCCTATGTCAGTTTTTCAATCAGCCGCTGACAGAAGACACTTTCAGGATCTCGCTGTAAACCGATTTCGGCTACTTCTAAGGCGCGATTCTGATTACCTTGATGTAAGTGTAGCTTCCCCCTCGAACGTGCCGCCAAATATTGCCTTTATCACGATTATATCATTTAGCGAACAAACAGCTAAAAAGCATCCTCAATTCCATCAACACCCCTGTGCCCCCAAAGGACTTACACATCTGTCCGGCGCATGTAGTAAATTGTTTTGCCTAAAGGTTGGTACCGCTACCAAGGCGGCGACAGGCCGTTACGAAGCCAGCCGGCGCCACATGAATTTATTACGCTGATAGGAGGATGCGAAATGCTGTTGGCGTTAACTCCATGAAGCGGCACAATCTAATAGATAGGCCGTTCGGCCTGTTTGCCTTGTCGGCGTACGCCTTGGCAAAGCCATCCCGGCAGGCGGTCTGGCGGTTCGGCGCTGATCCGGTTCCGTCTCTGTGACGCGCCTCACTGTTCAGAATAAAGATCGGGTTCAGGGGCTTCGCCCTTGCGCCGTGGCCGGCGGCGGTTGATAGCGCCGGCGTCGAGCGTGTTCTTGATATGAGCGGCGTAGTATTTCTCGATCATCTCGACACTGGTGCGGCAGTTCTTGGCGATCTGGTAGATGTCGGCGCCTTCCATGAGGCGGAGACAGATATAGGTGTGGCGCAGGCTGTAGGCGGTGCGCAACTGGCCGTCACGGTCTTCCTTGAGACCATGGCGCTCTAAGAGGCTGTTGAAGAGCTTGATATGGTTGCCGGGGAAGACGGGGTCTTTCGGTTGAGGGAGAACGGGGGGCGGGATATCTACGCCCTCCCCCACTGCCCGCTTCTGCCGCTTGCTGACCTTTGGGAGGGTAACAGGCTTCGGACGGGCGAGAAGCCGCTCATAGACGTTCACCGCGCCCGGCATAGACTTACAGTAGCCCACACCGATCTTCCTGCGTACCTCGATTTCCAGAATGCGCTCGCCGGTATCGGGATCGGTGACGATGGCCACGTCCCGATGCTGGAGGTTTTTAGCCTCATCAGGCCGTAGCCCGGTGTTTCCCATGAACAGCACGAAGTCATGCACCTGCTCGGCATTCCAGCGATGGCGACCGGGGGCCGTCTTCGCATACTCACGGGTGGCGGTATAGAGGGCCTTGTATTCCGCGGGGCTGAACCATGGCCGGTGCATG
This Asticcacaulis excentricus DNA region includes the following protein-coding sequences:
- a CDS encoding tyrosine-type recombinase/integrase, whose translation is MASHEILGGKVHLYRRTGRTWHCSASINGVQHRSSTKEEDIVLAKEIAEDWYINLRGMSRAGLIRKKEISFDKVADQFELEYEVITEGQRSPRWVEGHKHRLRLHLRPFFGKLGISEVTAGKVQEYRVHRAGQTGRKPRSPKPDALASNPEAEAPKARPPSRSTIHDEIVTLRQVLKTAQRHAWLTHLPDLSPPYGTRGKIMHRPWFSPAEYKALYTATREYAKTAPGRHRWNAEQVHDFVLFMGNTGLRPDEAKNLQHRDVAIVTDPDTGERILEIEVRRKIGVGYCKSMPGAVNVYERLLARPKPVTLPKVSKRQKRAVGEGVDIPPPVLPQPKDPVFPGNHIKLFNSLLERHGLKEDRDGQLRTAYSLRHTYICLRLMEGADIYQIAKNCRTSVEMIEKYYAAHIKNTLDAGAINRRRPRRKGEAPEPDLYSEQ